The following are encoded in a window of Hydrotalea sp. genomic DNA:
- the rpe gene encoding ribulose-phosphate 3-epimerase, whose protein sequence is MTNQPIIAPSLLSADFANLAAEVKRLETAGTDWFHFDVMDGHFVKNITFGPPLIKSLRAQSKKFFDVHLMIENYHDYIDAFAAAGSDQITVHCEAPAKQDLATAFKKITALGKKCGIAVKPATALSVVENILPQLDLLIVMSVEPGFGGQGFIPESYAKITEASKLVRGTKTIVEVDGGVNGDNAKSICAAFTVGGAPLNQLSLVAGNYIMGDGRHDQYQSRIATLKNL, encoded by the coding sequence ATGACCAACCAACCGATTATCGCCCCATCCCTGCTGTCGGCGGATTTTGCCAATTTGGCGGCGGAGGTAAAACGTCTCGAAACCGCCGGCACCGATTGGTTTCATTTTGACGTGATGGACGGGCATTTTGTCAAGAACATCACCTTCGGCCCACCGCTTATCAAATCGCTCCGCGCGCAATCAAAAAAGTTTTTTGATGTCCATTTGATGATAGAAAATTATCACGATTATATCGATGCCTTTGCCGCCGCGGGTAGCGACCAAATCACCGTTCATTGCGAGGCACCGGCCAAGCAAGACCTCGCCACCGCTTTTAAAAAAATAACCGCCCTGGGTAAAAAATGCGGCATCGCGGTTAAGCCCGCGACCGCGTTGTCGGTGGTTGAAAATATTCTGCCGCAACTTGACCTGTTGATTGTCATGTCGGTCGAGCCAGGATTCGGCGGGCAGGGTTTTATTCCCGAATCCTACGCCAAAATCACCGAAGCCAGCAAATTGGTGCGTGGCACAAAAACGATTGTCGAGGTTGACGGCGGGGTGAATGGCGATAATGCAAAATCCATCTGCGCCGCCTTTACCGTCGGCGGTGCGCCGCTTAACCAATTATCGTTGGTGGCCGGCAATTATATCATGGGCGATGGCCGCCATGACCAATATCAATCGCGCATTGCGACATTAAAAAACCTGTAA
- a CDS encoding aminotransferase class V-fold PLP-dependent enzyme: MTDHIYLDHNATTPMRPDVRAAVVPWLAQPLNPSSVHYHGQVAQRMVGAARATIKRATGCNEVIFTAGGTEANNLMLQLLLKDISKKHNQPCQLIYFMAEHPSIKNFAHAIGEVYHGKLPAAVGLPLNRDGQADVEALRDALKKMGDAPKLIALQLCNHETGVLQPMEKIVALANQHNGFVVADGVQFFAHGQCDIGVMGLTACTMAGHKLGGGHGAAAVMMMTLPDPSPLLHGGGQERGYRPGTQNTIAIHAMALALDSCQQEQESENKKYKIWRDKLEREAKKIRPNLLLAGAGAARLDHVALLVDETIAGQELVVAMDSLGVSVSAGAACSSGRMAPSDTLSAMGYNDQQAKNTLRVSFGHDNQDDDVEKFLRAYQQIIARY; this comes from the coding sequence ATGACCGACCATATTTACCTCGACCATAATGCAACCACGCCGATGCGCCCCGACGTGCGGGCGGCCGTTGTGCCATGGTTGGCGCAACCGCTCAACCCATCGTCGGTGCATTACCATGGCCAGGTGGCACAACGGATGGTTGGTGCGGCGCGCGCCACCATTAAACGGGCGACCGGTTGTAACGAGGTTATTTTTACCGCCGGCGGCACCGAGGCTAATAATTTAATGCTCCAGCTGTTGCTCAAGGATATTTCAAAAAAACACAACCAGCCATGCCAGCTTATTTATTTCATGGCCGAGCATCCCTCCATCAAAAATTTTGCTCATGCTATCGGCGAAGTCTATCACGGAAAATTGCCGGCGGCGGTTGGCCTGCCCCTAAATCGCGATGGCCAGGCCGATGTTGAGGCCTTGCGCGATGCATTAAAAAAAATGGGCGATGCGCCGAAACTCATTGCCCTGCAACTTTGCAACCACGAAACCGGTGTTCTGCAACCGATGGAAAAAATCGTCGCCCTGGCCAACCAGCATAATGGTTTTGTCGTGGCCGATGGCGTGCAATTTTTTGCGCATGGGCAATGCGATATCGGTGTTATGGGCTTGACCGCCTGCACCATGGCCGGGCACAAATTGGGCGGTGGCCATGGGGCGGCGGCGGTGATGATGATGACCCTGCCTGACCCTTCCCCATTGTTGCATGGCGGCGGGCAAGAACGTGGCTATCGCCCGGGCACGCAAAACACTATCGCCATCCACGCCATGGCATTGGCGTTGGATAGTTGCCAGCAAGAACAGGAATCTGAAAATAAAAAATACAAAATATGGCGCGATAAGCTGGAGCGCGAGGCGAAAAAAATTCGGCCAAATTTATTACTCGCCGGCGCGGGCGCGGCGCGCCTTGACCATGTTGCATTGTTGGTCGACGAAACAATTGCCGGCCAAGAATTGGTGGTGGCGATGGATAGCCTGGGGGTTTCGGTGTCGGCCGGGGCGGCCTGTTCATCGGGGCGCATGGCACCATCCGATACGTTATCAGCAATGGGCTACAACGACCAGCAGGCCAAAAACACCCTGCGTGTTTCATTCGGCCACGACAACCAAGACGACGATGTGGAAAAATTTTTGCGCGCCTATCAACAAATTATTGCTCGTTATTAA